From the genome of Planctomycetia bacterium:
TGGAGGAAGGAAGGGTTTCAGCAAAGAACGAATCCCGGCGATCGGGACCAGGGGGCGGAAAAATATCCACCATCTTGTGGTTGTAAAGTGCTCGGATTTGCTTTTCTGCCCGTCTGACGGTGGCTGTCGAAGCTATGATCTTGGGACGTACTTTTTTACCATTAATCATTCGACTGCTGAGTTCATCCAACGCACATTCATAGAGGCCGACCATCGTGCCTAACGGTCCTGAGATCAGGTGTAATTCATCCTGAATAATAAGGTCAGGAGGGTTCAACTGGCCCTGGGGCAAGGGCAGTCCAACTCCAGGGTCACAGGGCCCATAGAAACCATGCTGGTCATGACGATCAACTTTCCCAAAAAACGCACCGATTTGCCCCACCCAGGGGATGCCGGCAAACTTGTCCACGGTGGCAATCATGAAACAAGGCAATCGTCGATAAATAGGCTCATCCACTGTCAGGAGAGGCAATGCGTTATCCCGACTGAACGCACACTCCCGATTGCCACTGCAGACAACCCTCAAATCTATTGGATGATCTGGATTCGGTACCAGCTGGAATGAGTTAACGGTAAACTTCGTGCCACACCAGGGGCATTCCTCCAAGGGTATTGGCGAGCCCTTTCGTTCGTTGTTCTTGTAGGCAATGGTTTTCGCACGGGCTGAATCAGGATTGTTGTCCCCTTTTTTGCCCATCACGTTTGGCGTGGCTCCTTTTCCTACCCACAACCCAATCTCAAAAGGCCAGTCGCCCAGCTTCTGTACATCTTGCTGCCGTTCGAGTTCCAGAGCACAGATCAACGTTGCCGCTCGCCCAAGTTGATCGAGTGTCAGTAATCGCAATGTATAACGCATCAATACTGCCAAGCCGGCAGAGCTAGTCCCAGGGTTTTTCAATCGCCGATGGACCAAGGCAAAAGCAGCTAGCCCCAGATAGGCTTCAGTCTTGCCACCACCAGTCGGGAAGAAAAGCAAATCCACTACGCCACGGTCGGTATGCCCTGGTTCTGCTAGTCCTTTCAAGTTCATGAGCAGGAATGCTAACTGAAATGGCCTCCAGCGAGGATTCACTGTGCCAGGGTCTTTCTTAAGCATCACTCCCTGACGTTGCCTAGCAGCTTTAGCCATCGCTTTGTTGGAAAGGCGAAAAGCTTCCAGGCAAGCTTGATCGTTTAACAGCTCGATGCCGTCGCGGATGCGTTTTAACGCTGTCCCAATGCGCTGGAACAGTTCATCTGCGATTTCTTTGCGGTGTTTCGACAGTCCCGCAACCTGCTTCTTCTGATCTGCGATCCACGCTTCGTACTGAGTCGCCAGTGGCTCCAAGCATGCTTTCGCCGTTTTGCTATCTGGCACTGTCGCCAGAGCATCCATTGAAAGTTCCACACCTTTGATGTCCGCTGGCGCCACGCGTTCGACTTCGGCCAATGGCATCCAACATGTTCTCACCTGATAGCATTGGCCATCAGTCAGTATTGCCTGGGCTGCGACGTTATGCCCAACTGCATAATCACCATCATCCCGGTACTGCAGATCAGCCAGCCGATCATCCCAGTCCGTACTTTGCAAACTGCGCAGGTCCGGTCTTGAGACGATACCCTCTTTGATCTTTACTTCGATCTCAGCCTGGAAAGCATAGGCTTCATCACGCACTGAATCTGGTTTCAGTTTGCGACGATTCACCAGGAATACTGAGAGCGATCGTGTGCCTTTGGGCAACCCTCCCTCCACTTTCTCGATGACA
Proteins encoded in this window:
- a CDS encoding helicase, producing the protein MTSVEVRSELVDALKLDFVGPENGTRLETEILPQMPSRWYLTGFLSPIDAAEEDRSDPTEEEGFDMPSDRQGTDDATIPESVAARKAYFPSSIGMSLLVSSDTKELSVTVRWGDYQLLKGDSGHWQRTPREQPVTIQLPHDAKEIPEVEVPSSQGLKLAISVRPIVIEKVEGGLPKGTRSLSVFLVNRRKLKPDSVRDEAYAFQAEIEVKIKEGIVSRPDLRSLQSTDWDDRLADLQYRDDGDYAVGHNVAAQAILTDGQCYQVRTCWMPLAEVERVAPADIKGVELSMDALATVPDSKTAKACLEPLATQYEAWIADQKKQVAGLSKHRKEIADELFQRIGTALKRIRDGIELLNDQACLEAFRLSNKAMAKAARQRQGVMLKKDPGTVNPRWRPFQLAFLLMNLKGLAEPGHTDRGVVDLLFFPTGGGKTEAYLGLAAFALVHRRLKNPGTSSAGLAVLMRYTLRLLTLDQLGRAATLICALELERQQDVQKLGDWPFEIGLWVGKGATPNVMGKKGDNNPDSARAKTIAYKNNERKGSPIPLEECPWCGTKFTVNSFQLVPNPDHPIDLRVVCSGNRECAFSRDNALPLLTVDEPIYRRLPCFMIATVDKFAGIPWVGQIGAFFGKVDRHDQHGFYGPCDPGVGLPLPQGQLNPPDLIIQDELHLISGPLGTMVGLYECALDELSSRMINGKKVRPKIIASTATVRRAEKQIRALYNHKMVDIFPPPGPDRRDSFFAETLPSSKSNARQYLGIAAQGRSPKVVMLRTYLALLAAGEKAYERYGKKDDTNPADPYMTLLGYFNSLRELGGARRVIEDEVSSSLQGYGKRKRVNEEEGSFSNRRIAYEVVELTSRESTNRVAEAKARLNESFASNNHVDVAIATNMISVGLDIVRLGLMVVTGQPKTSAEYIQATSRVGRDFQRPGLVVTMLNVHKPRDRSHYERFYYYHQTFYRSVEPTSVTPFSPRALDRGLAAALVGLARHGNAQLTHPKGASQILVQLSKLDPIIAYLVNRVSHQDPKETERLQQVVRDRAKKLLDDWNAIAHDYQQVGAQLQYNPYETGGAKQLLYDFLDQELKKLPLRHKKFRANRSLRDVEPSVNLWLKTLDGYAIENEEGSHE